The genome window AATCAGGGATTGATCCGGAGATGTGCCGGGTTGCAACCTTCTATGATGCACGTGGATGTGACGAATGCAATCATACCGGCTATCGGGGGCGCTCAGCAATCGTTGAACTGCTGGATCTCAATGACGAACTCAGGGAGTTGATCGTCAATAAAAGTTCAGCAATACTGCTTAAGAAGGCTGCGCGGGAAGCCGGGACCAGTTTTCTGAGAGAATCTGCTGTCGAGAAGGTCATCGCCGGAGAAACTACCTTGCGGGAAATCAACCGCGTAACCTTTGTGGAGTAGTCATGTTTGCCCGAAAGTCTCTAGGCCTTGAAATATACCCTGACGGGATCCGGTTGGCACTGATTTCCGGTTCGCGGACAAAGCCAGTAGTCGAGGCCTTTGACACAGCGCCTTTGCATGCCGATACCATTCACATTTCTCTCAGAGAGGCCAATATCCTTGATCCGGGGAAGTTCGTTACAACCGTCCGCGACACGCACCTCAGGCTTCTGACAAAAACGGTCAGGACGTCTGTCTCCCTGCCTGATGCCGCAGGCAGGGTAATTCTGCTCGACCTCGATACCCGTTTCAAGAGTCGTGACGAGGCGGGAGATATTATTCGGTGGAAATTGAAGAAAAATTTCCCCTTTGATATCAACGATGCCCATTTTGACTTTCAGCAGGTACAGGAACGTGAAACCGGAGAGATCGTCGTGCTGGTTTCCCTCATCTGCAGACAGGTTCTTGTACAGTACGAAGAGTTACTTGCTCAGGCAGGACTTGAACCAAATCATATTGATTTTACGACATTCGGTATTTATGAGCTCTTTGCCGACCGGTTTTCCCTGGACAACGACTATGGTTTCATTTGCTATTTCAATGGGGTCGTCAGTGTCCTCCTTTTTCGTGAGGGTGCACTGGAATTTTACCGCACCAAAGAACTGAGCGCTGCGACCTTCACCCCTAACCGGGTTTATCGGGAGATCAGCAGTTCCCTCCTTGTCCATCAGGACAAGCATCCCGGCGTCCCTCTGGGGAAGGTATACTGTCTCACTTCATATGATCAAGTTGAGGAATTCAAAGTTTTGGTGTCTGAAGCAACGTCTCAGGAACCGGTGCTGTTGGATGTGGAACGCGTCCTTTCCCGTTCCGCTACCTGCAGTACGATTGATAGGAATGCGCTTTACGCCATGTCAGCAGCTTGCGGTGCAGCCTTGAGGAACCTCTGATGCGCCTTACGATCAATCTTTCCACCAGGACCTATATCAACCACGGCCAGTTGAATCTTGCCTTGTCCCTGGTTTTTCTGGTTCTGTTTGGAATTCTCACGCTAAATATCTTGGGGATTTCGAGTAGAGCTGGCGAAGCCAGCCGTATTTCTGGCGAACTGACTGCCATGCAGAAAAAGACTGCTGTCAGCAGTGGTCCTGCTTTCACCGAGCCGGACTACCAACGTTTGATGTCACATATTCACTTTGCCAATTCGGTTATTTCCCGCAAGACTTTCAACTGGGTCACACTGCTTGACTATCTGGAATCGGTTGTGCCTGATGGAGTTGCAGTGACAAAGATAGAGCCTGATCCCAAGACCAAGGTTTTGAAGCTGTCTGGAGCTACGCTTTCATTTATGCGTTTGCGGCAATTGCTGGAGAATATGGAACAGTCGCAGCATTTTTCAGAAATATTCCTTCTTTCCCAGACTGATGCCAAGGTAGGGGATGCTCAAAAGGGCATATCTTTCAATATTACCTGTCAGGTCAAGATGCAATGAAACGAGCATATTCCGCCATAAAGGAAATCATTCGTACCCGGCCGAAAGTCCTGATTTTCATCCTTGTCCTGGTATGTGCCGATGCGGGGCTCTTCCTCTATTCTTCCCTGTATCAGATTCCGCAACTGACAGAGCTTCAGAATCAGTGGTTTTCCCGACGCAGAAACGTTGGGAGCTCACCTGCAGATAAAGTAACCATCTATCAGCAGGGCAAGGCGGATTTGGATGTCTGGCGCTCACGAATCGCTAATAAAAAGGATCTGGCGCGTATTGTCGGGCAGCTCTACGAACTGGCTGCGACCAATTCAGTTTCCATTGCCGGGATTACCTACAAGCCTGAGATCGTGAAGGATGAGAACCTCATTGCCTACGGGACTGGGTTCAACGTGACGGGCAAGTATGCTGCAATCAAGAGTTTTATCGCCGATCTGGGGCATCTTCGCGAAATGGTGATTGTCGACGCCATAGCTCTCAACAATCCCAAGATGACCGAGGAGCGGGTTGACCTGAGGGTCGGACTAACGATTTACCTGCGGCAGGAGGGGCAATGAATCGGAAAAAGGCTCTCCTCGCCATTTTGTTACTGCTTTTTGTTGTCGCTGCTGCCTCCAGCTATTTCCGGATGCCTCGGCAGAAAACCGTATCGAGCCTCACCTTTACTCCCGGTAAGCCGGCTGCACCACGGAAGTCTGCGCCCAATCTGCAAGACGTTGCAAGTGGTGATAACCGTTTGCGTCTGGATCTCCTTGACCAGGAGTCTGCTCGTTTTGCAGGATACAAACGCAACCTGTTCAGGCCGGTGTTCCACGAAGAGCAGAAGATAATACCGTTGCCGCCGCCCCCTCCACCTGTGAAGCCGATCGTACCTGTCGTGAAACCGCTACCTCAACCACCGCCACAACTGGCGGAACCGACACCGGTGCAACGGGATATGGC of Geobacter sp. contains these proteins:
- a CDS encoding pilus assembly protein PilM, translating into MFARKSLGLEIYPDGIRLALISGSRTKPVVEAFDTAPLHADTIHISLREANILDPGKFVTTVRDTHLRLLTKTVRTSVSLPDAAGRVILLDLDTRFKSRDEAGDIIRWKLKKNFPFDINDAHFDFQQVQERETGEIVVLVSLICRQVLVQYEELLAQAGLEPNHIDFTTFGIYELFADRFSLDNDYGFICYFNGVVSVLLFREGALEFYRTKELSAATFTPNRVYREISSSLLVHQDKHPGVPLGKVYCLTSYDQVEEFKVLVSEATSQEPVLLDVERVLSRSATCSTIDRNALYAMSAACGAALRNL
- a CDS encoding fimbrial protein — translated: MRLTINLSTRTYINHGQLNLALSLVFLVLFGILTLNILGISSRAGEASRISGELTAMQKKTAVSSGPAFTEPDYQRLMSHIHFANSVISRKTFNWVTLLDYLESVVPDGVAVTKIEPDPKTKVLKLSGATLSFMRLRQLLENMEQSQHFSEIFLLSQTDAKVGDAQKGISFNITCQVKMQ
- the pilO gene encoding type 4a pilus biogenesis protein PilO yields the protein MKRAYSAIKEIIRTRPKVLIFILVLVCADAGLFLYSSLYQIPQLTELQNQWFSRRRNVGSSPADKVTIYQQGKADLDVWRSRIANKKDLARIVGQLYELAATNSVSIAGITYKPEIVKDENLIAYGTGFNVTGKYAAIKSFIADLGHLREMVIVDAIALNNPKMTEERVDLRVGLTIYLRQEGQ